In Populus alba chromosome 9, ASM523922v2, whole genome shotgun sequence, a genomic segment contains:
- the LOC118027568 gene encoding BAG family molecular chaperone regulator 4, with amino-acid sequence MKSSTSKGTETREFNYREIDWELRPGGMLVQKRDVGVGSSGPMIKIKVSHGSCHYDTDVPAQSTFGDLKKVLANETGLEPKEQRLLFRGKERENDEYLHMVGVKDMSKVILFEDPASKERKLEEMKRNQGTFEAYEAVSRVRAEVDKLCEKVVALETTFCSGTAIADKEFVVLTELLMIQLLKLDSIEANGEAKVQRRIEVRRIQSFVDTLDNLKARNSNPFSNSSNAVSVTTKWETFASGVGSLSAPVPMQSATKVTQDWELFD; translated from the exons ATGAAAAGCTCAACTTCAAAAGGTACAGAGACAAGGGAGTTTAACTACAGGGAGATAGACTGGGAACTTAGGCCTGGTGGCATGCTTGTTCAAAAGAGAGATGTTGGGGTTGGCTCTTCTGGGCCTATGATCAAGATCAAGGTCTCTCATGGCTCATGTCACTATGATACTGATGTCCCTGCTCAATCCACTTTTG GGGATTTGAAAAAGGTTCTTGCCAATGAGACTGGTTTGGAGCCTAAAGAGCAGAGATTATTGTTTAGAGGCAAAGAAAGGGAGAATGATGAATATTTGCACATGGTAGGTGTAAAAGACATGTCAAAGGTGATACTTTTTGAGGATCCAGCTAGCAAAGAGAGGAAGCTCGAGGAGATGAAGAGAAATCAGGGTACGTTTGAAGCCTATGAAGCTGTTTCCAGAGTGAGGGCAGAGGTTGATAAACTTTGCGAGAAG GTTGTTGCATTGGAGACAACATTTTGCAGTGGCACCGCGATTGCAGACAAAGAATTTGTTGTCTTGACGGAATTGCTTATGATACAGTTGCTTAAATTGGATTCAATTGAGGCAAATGGAGAAGCAAAAGTGCAGAGAAGGATTGAG GTTCGTCGAATCCAGAGCTTTGTGGACACTCTTGACAATTTGAAAGCAAGAAACTCTAACCCCTTCAGCAATAGTAGCAATGCAGTATCGGTGACTACCAAATGGGAGACATTTGCGTCTGGAGTTGGAAGCCTGAGTGCCCCAGTTCCAATGCAATCTGCCACTAAAGTAACTCAGGACTGGGAGCTGTTTGACTAA
- the LOC118027570 gene encoding SAGA-associated factor 11 produces the protein MSVPNEDNMSSHTQLSSHFFGELLDSIIVDVASECHRIARLGLDRNLEEEEEELRLSAQARVTVADPSNSGETNGKYVVDIFGQTHPSVANEVFDCMNCGRPIVAGRFAPHLEKCMGKGRKARVKATRSSTAAQNRYSRGSPVSAYSSYSNSTSTNRLSNGTYNHTVEEYSNGTCEEP, from the exons ATGTCAGTGCCCAACGAGGATAACATGTCTTCTCATACTCAG CTTTCATCCCATTTTTTTGGGGAGCTCCTTGACTCCATAATTGTTGATGTTGCCTCTGAGTGTCATCGGATAGCGAGGTTGGGTCTTGATCGCAATttggaggaagaggaagaagaattgAGGCTGTCAGCACAAGCTCGTGTTACAGTAGCTGATCCTAGTAATAGTGGTGAAACCAATGGCAAGTATGTTGTAGACATATTTGGACAAACACATCCAAGTGTTGCAAATGAAGTGTTTGATTGCATGAATTGTGGGAGACCGATCGTGGCTGGGAGATTTGCTCCTCATTTGGAGAAGTGCATGGGAAAG GGTAGGAAGGCTCGTGTCAAGGCCACAAGAAGTAGCACAGCAGCACAGAACCGGTACTCACGAGGCAGTCCTGTTTCTGCATACTCCTCTTATTCAAATTCAACCAGCACAAACAGGTTATCAAATGGAACATACAATCACACAGTCGAAGAATACTCAAATGGAACATGTGAAGAGCCATGA